A region of Bos javanicus breed banteng chromosome 17, ARS-OSU_banteng_1.0, whole genome shotgun sequence DNA encodes the following proteins:
- the LHFPL7 gene encoding LHFPL tetraspan subfamily member 7 protein: MVGSVWAALGLSLTCISAISLVSPAWFQTTTFSFGVLTYCSWPQGDSWNQSCGTFQSLDDIPDFAWKVSAAMLLGGWLLLAFSAILLLSWALAPKGLCPWRGSGPVPGVQAAAAIATIMGLLVFPISLASPFAKEACVASSMYHGGQCQLGWGYVTAILNAVLASLLPVIRRPHVTEVQRRTIFFSSDTESIILVPETTK; the protein is encoded by the exons ATGGTGGGCAGTGTGTGGGCAGCTCTGGGGCTTTCCCTCACCTGCATCTCGGCCATCAGCCTCGTCTCCCCTGcctggttccagaccaccacctTCTCCTTCGGTGTCCTCACCTACTGTTCCTGGCCTCAAGGTGACAGCTGGAACCAGAGCTGTGGGACCTTCCAGTCCCTGGATGACATTCCTGACTTTGCCTGGAAG GTTTCAGCTGCAATGCTCCTTGGAGGCTGGCTCCTATTGGCTTTCAGTGCAATTCTCCTCCTGTCCTGGGCCCTTGCCCCCAAAGGCCTGTGCCCATGGAGGGGCAGTGGTCCAGTGCCAGGGGTACAGGCAGCAGCAG CCATCGCCACCATCATGGGCCTGCTGGTTTTCCCCATCAGCTTGGCCTCGCCGTTCGCCAAGGAAGCCTGCGTAGCCTCCTCCATGTACCATGGTGGTCAGTGCCAGCTAGGCTGGGGCTATGTGACCGCCATCCTCAACGCAGTTCTGGCCAGCCTCCTGCCCGTGATCAGGCGGCCCCACGTGACTGAGGTCCAGAGGAGGACCATCTTCTTCTCCAGTGACACTGAGAGCATCATCCTTGTGCCAGAAACGACCAAATGA